One Qipengyuania aurantiaca genomic region harbors:
- the sppA gene encoding signal peptide peptidase SppA translates to MHFAGKVWRLLVGIKDGLVLLFMLLFFALLFALLTARPSPAQVREGALLLELDGVIVEERTPIDPFAALLSGSAPVGEYQARDLVRAIDAAAKDERITAVVLDLDSFLGAGQVHLAEVGEALDRVRAADKPVLAYATAYADDGVFLAAHASEVWVNPQGGAFVAGPGGNRLYYAGLLEKLKVNARVYKVGTYKSAVEPYTESGMSEPARENAQALYGALWEEWQANVKKARPAADLKLVSGDPAAWVEAANGDLATAALNAGLVDKLGTRTQFNERVVELVGEDEWSDLPGAYPSTQLAAWLEDNPWPVESRRIGVVTVAGEIVDGEAGPGTAGGARIAALLDEALDEDLAGLVVRVDSPGGSALASEEIRNAILRHKEKDIPVAVSMANVAASGGYWVATPADRIFAEPETITGSIGIFAVIPTFEDAAAELGVNADGVQTGPLSGQPDPIAGFTPEVERILQAAIEDGYADFLTRVASSRQMSLEQVDRVGQGRVWDGGTARQIRLVDEYGGMAEALEWVAAQAELGDEKWAPVYLGAEQSTADTILRQWLVGEEEAGGRDVFAMLAGEQRARTSMIFTDAQRLLGTSGAQAYCLVCPSPALAKAQGERRFDGALARLVSFFAD, encoded by the coding sequence ATGCATTTTGCAGGCAAGGTCTGGCGCTTGCTGGTCGGCATCAAGGACGGGCTCGTCCTTCTTTTCATGCTGCTGTTCTTCGCATTGCTTTTCGCACTCCTTACCGCGCGGCCCAGCCCGGCGCAGGTCCGCGAAGGGGCCCTGCTGCTCGAACTCGATGGCGTGATCGTCGAAGAGCGCACGCCGATCGACCCCTTTGCCGCCCTGCTTTCGGGCAGCGCACCGGTGGGCGAATACCAGGCCCGCGACCTCGTCCGCGCCATCGATGCAGCCGCAAAGGACGAGCGGATCACCGCCGTCGTCCTCGATCTCGACAGCTTCCTTGGGGCAGGACAGGTCCATCTTGCCGAAGTAGGCGAAGCGCTCGACCGCGTGCGCGCGGCGGACAAGCCGGTGCTGGCCTACGCCACCGCCTATGCCGATGACGGCGTCTTCCTTGCCGCACACGCCAGCGAGGTCTGGGTAAACCCGCAGGGCGGCGCTTTCGTCGCCGGACCGGGCGGCAATCGCCTCTATTACGCCGGCCTGCTCGAAAAGCTGAAAGTAAACGCCCGCGTCTACAAGGTCGGAACCTACAAGAGCGCGGTCGAACCCTACACCGAAAGCGGCATGTCCGAGCCCGCGCGCGAAAACGCGCAGGCGCTTTACGGCGCACTGTGGGAGGAATGGCAGGCGAATGTGAAGAAGGCGCGCCCCGCTGCCGACCTCAAGCTGGTCAGCGGCGATCCGGCAGCGTGGGTGGAAGCGGCCAATGGCGATCTGGCGACTGCTGCGCTTAACGCAGGGCTGGTCGACAAGCTTGGCACGCGCACCCAGTTCAACGAGCGCGTCGTCGAACTGGTAGGCGAGGATGAATGGAGCGACCTGCCCGGCGCCTATCCCTCGACCCAGCTTGCCGCTTGGCTCGAAGACAATCCCTGGCCGGTTGAAAGCCGTCGCATCGGCGTCGTCACCGTCGCCGGCGAGATCGTGGATGGCGAGGCTGGCCCCGGCACCGCGGGCGGCGCGCGCATCGCGGCCCTGCTCGACGAAGCGCTCGACGAGGATCTTGCGGGCCTGGTCGTGCGCGTCGATTCCCCGGGCGGCTCGGCGCTTGCCAGCGAGGAAATCCGCAACGCCATCCTGCGTCACAAGGAGAAGGACATCCCGGTCGCCGTCTCTATGGCCAATGTCGCAGCCAGCGGCGGCTATTGGGTGGCGACCCCGGCGGACCGCATCTTTGCGGAACCCGAGACGATCACCGGCTCCATCGGCATTTTCGCCGTCATTCCCACCTTCGAGGATGCCGCGGCCGAGCTCGGCGTGAACGCAGACGGCGTGCAGACAGGGCCGCTCTCGGGCCAGCCCGACCCCATCGCCGGCTTCACGCCCGAGGTGGAGCGCATCCTGCAGGCCGCAATCGAAGACGGCTATGCCGACTTTCTGACCCGCGTGGCATCCTCGCGCCAGATGAGCCTCGAGCAGGTTGACCGCGTCGGCCAGGGCCGCGTCTGGGATGGCGGAACCGCACGCCAGATCCGCCTTGTTGACGAATATGGCGGGATGGCAGAGGCGCTCGAATGGGTCGCCGCGCAGGCCGAACTGGGCGACGAGAAATGGGCGCCGGTCTATCTCGGCGCCGAGCAGAGCACGGCGGACACGATCCTTCGCCAATGGCTGGTCGGCGAGGAAGAAGCCGGCGGCCGCGATGTCTTCGCCATGCTGGCGGGCGAGCAGCGCGCGCGGACGAGCATGATCTTCACCGATGCGCAGCGCCTGCTCGGAACCAGCGGCGCGCAGGCCTATTGCCTCGTCTGCCCTTCCCCTGCCCTTGCCAAGGCTCAGGGAGAGCGACGCTTCGACGGCGCGCTGGCCAGACTGGTTTCGTTTTTCGCCGATTGA
- a CDS encoding acyl-CoA dehydrogenase family protein, with the protein MTDTLALAREAVAAAQSYTSAIRTSLNARLVSDGRIDMAEAERQQRRLHGFAWTATLADALAALVDWAARAEAAGQFGAIETRVLEIGMGDYCAQIAGGVAMSQSEVVRPAEYGLLTEARAFEDEPSLRHFLAEGNAPEARADLAQRLAAGERPFEGTGDETLDMIRDQFRAFAADRIAPHAHEWHLADALIPLPVVEEMAELGVFGVCIAEEYGGLGLGKQAMCLVSEELSRGWICAGSLGTRSEIAGELIGENGTEAQKAKFLPRIADGSVLPTAVFTEPDTGSDLASVRTRATRQADDSWRIDGAKTWITHAARADLMTVLCRTNPTTPGYGGLSMMLAEKTRGTDKHPFPDGGIDGSEIEVLGYRGMKEYALGFDGFRVAAGGLLGGAEGQGFKQLMRTFEGARIQTAARAVGVGWNAFDLGLKYACERKQFGKPLLAFPRVSDKLAMMACELVMARELTWSAARQKDRGERCDIEAGMAKLLAARVAWASADNALQIHGGNGYALEYEISRVLCDARILNIFEGAGEIQAHVIGRGLLSPGRAKRD; encoded by the coding sequence GTGACCGACACTCTGGCGCTCGCCCGCGAGGCTGTGGCGGCAGCCCAATCGTACACCAGCGCGATCCGCACCAGCCTGAACGCTCGGCTCGTCTCCGATGGCCGGATCGACATGGCGGAGGCCGAGCGCCAGCAACGCCGATTGCATGGTTTTGCCTGGACCGCCACACTCGCCGATGCACTGGCGGCGCTGGTCGACTGGGCCGCAAGGGCCGAGGCGGCCGGGCAGTTCGGCGCCATCGAAACCCGCGTGCTCGAAATCGGCATGGGTGACTATTGCGCCCAAATCGCCGGCGGTGTCGCCATGAGCCAGAGCGAGGTGGTGCGCCCGGCGGAATATGGTCTGCTGACCGAGGCCCGCGCTTTCGAGGACGAGCCATCGCTGCGTCATTTCCTTGCGGAAGGCAACGCGCCGGAGGCCCGGGCCGACCTTGCCCAAAGGCTTGCGGCAGGCGAACGCCCCTTCGAAGGCACGGGCGACGAGACGCTCGACATGATCCGCGACCAGTTTCGCGCCTTTGCCGCCGACCGCATCGCTCCGCACGCCCACGAATGGCATCTTGCCGATGCACTGATCCCGTTGCCGGTGGTTGAGGAGATGGCCGAACTCGGCGTCTTCGGTGTCTGCATCGCGGAAGAATACGGCGGCCTGGGTCTGGGCAAACAGGCGATGTGCCTTGTCTCGGAAGAGCTTTCGCGCGGCTGGATTTGCGCCGGATCGCTCGGCACGCGGTCCGAGATTGCCGGCGAACTGATCGGCGAGAACGGCACCGAGGCGCAAAAGGCGAAATTCCTGCCCCGCATTGCGGACGGGTCTGTCCTTCCGACCGCCGTCTTCACGGAACCCGATACCGGATCGGATCTCGCCTCGGTGCGCACCCGCGCCACGCGGCAAGCCGACGACAGCTGGCGGATCGACGGGGCAAAAACCTGGATTACCCATGCCGCGCGAGCCGATCTCATGACAGTGCTTTGCCGCACCAATCCCACAACGCCCGGCTATGGCGGGTTATCGATGATGCTGGCGGAAAAGACCCGCGGCACCGACAAGCACCCTTTTCCCGATGGCGGCATCGACGGCAGCGAAATCGAGGTTCTCGGCTATCGCGGCATGAAGGAATACGCGCTCGGCTTCGATGGTTTCCGAGTTGCCGCAGGCGGCCTTCTCGGCGGCGCGGAAGGACAGGGGTTCAAGCAGCTCATGCGGACCTTCGAAGGCGCCCGCATCCAAACGGCCGCGCGCGCCGTGGGCGTTGGATGGAACGCCTTCGACCTCGGCCTCAAATACGCCTGCGAGCGCAAGCAATTCGGCAAGCCCCTCCTCGCCTTCCCCCGCGTGTCGGACAAGCTGGCGATGATGGCATGCGAGCTGGTCATGGCGCGCGAACTGACTTGGTCGGCTGCGCGCCAGAAGGATCGCGGCGAGCGTTGCGATATCGAGGCCGGCATGGCCAAGTTGCTGGCCGCACGGGTCGCCTGGGCCTCGGCCGATAACGCGCTGCAAATTCACGGCGGCAATGGCTATGCGCTCGAATATGAGATCAGCCGCGTGCTGTGCGACGCGCGCATCCTCAATATTTTCGAAGGGGCCGGCGAAATACAGGCACACGTGATTGGACGCGGACTGCTAAGCCCCGGAAGGGCCAAGCGGGATTGA
- a CDS encoding tetratricopeptide repeat protein → MKKSNSTFIKLAVTTALASTALAGCSGKVAPTAAHSAGKAEVALQKGKADKAVTHAEAAVLAAPRDAYARTLLGNAYLEAGRFASAAQSFEDAIALGDTSPRTVISLSLAQTGMGDRPAAIYTLERHEAAIDPSDFGLAIALAGQPQRGVHILSNTLRAGNNTAKVRQNLAYAYAMSGQWREARLMVSEDVPADKVGERMAEWGATAHPELYRQRVAGLLKVDIVEDQGQPAMLALSNNPSVEMLASENVEAELPTTEPVIEFAVAEEVPAEAPAAPPQRIVFDDPFFNERKAQAEDEAPRAVIVAALPEETAPAAKPAPRVAEAEAPAPAPRKDAAAVPALNLADGDYNIQLGSYFSMEDAELGWTKFQQMYPELAKAERVISRARVNGKLYFRVAAVGYAKDSARALCSSVKGKGGGCIAYAQANPLPGALLDNGTVRVAAR, encoded by the coding sequence ATGAAAAAGAGCAACTCCACTTTCATCAAGCTTGCCGTCACCACGGCGCTTGCATCGACGGCCCTCGCCGGTTGCTCCGGCAAGGTTGCGCCCACCGCCGCCCATTCGGCCGGCAAGGCAGAGGTCGCCCTCCAGAAAGGCAAGGCCGACAAGGCCGTGACCCACGCCGAAGCCGCCGTGCTGGCTGCTCCGCGCGATGCCTATGCCCGCACCCTGCTTGGCAACGCCTATCTCGAAGCAGGCCGCTTCGCTTCGGCAGCGCAGAGCTTCGAAGACGCCATCGCGCTCGGCGATACCTCGCCGCGCACCGTGATCAGCCTTTCGCTGGCACAGACCGGCATGGGCGACCGTCCCGCCGCAATCTACACGCTCGAGCGCCACGAAGCCGCGATCGACCCGTCGGACTTCGGCCTCGCCATTGCGCTGGCCGGCCAGCCGCAGCGCGGCGTCCACATCCTTTCGAACACGCTTCGCGCCGGCAACAACACGGCCAAGGTTCGCCAGAACCTTGCCTATGCCTATGCGATGAGCGGCCAGTGGCGCGAAGCGCGCCTGATGGTTTCCGAAGACGTTCCGGCCGACAAGGTCGGTGAGCGCATGGCCGAGTGGGGCGCCACCGCGCATCCCGAACTCTACCGCCAGCGCGTGGCCGGCCTGCTGAAGGTCGACATCGTCGAAGACCAGGGCCAGCCCGCCATGCTCGCGCTTTCGAACAATCCGAGCGTCGAGATGCTCGCTTCGGAGAACGTCGAGGCCGAACTTCCGACCACCGAGCCGGTGATCGAGTTTGCCGTTGCCGAGGAAGTACCCGCCGAAGCGCCTGCCGCTCCGCCGCAGCGCATCGTCTTCGACGATCCTTTCTTCAACGAGCGCAAGGCTCAGGCCGAAGACGAGGCGCCGCGCGCCGTGATCGTCGCCGCGCTTCCGGAAGAGACCGCTCCGGCCGCCAAGCCCGCTCCGCGTGTCGCCGAGGCCGAAGCTCCGGCACCTGCACCGCGCAAGGATGCGGCAGCCGTCCCGGCGCTCAACCTCGCGGATGGCGACTACAACATCCAGCTCGGCTCCTACTTCTCGATGGAAGACGCCGAACTGGGCTGGACCAAGTTCCAGCAGATGTATCCCGAACTCGCCAAAGCCGAGCGCGTCATCAGCCGTGCCCGCGTCAACGGCAAGCTCTACTTCCGCGTGGCCGCCGTCGGCTATGCCAAGGATAGCGCCCGCGCCTTGTGCTCGAGCGTCAAGGGCAAGGGCGGTGGCTGCATCGCCTATGCGCAGGCCAACCCGCTTCCGGGTGCCCTGCTCGACAACGGAACCGTACGGGTCGCAGCGCGCTAA
- a CDS encoding enoyl-CoA hydratase-related protein, with amino-acid sequence MSQFETIRATREGDVLTITLARPERLNACPPQMADEIFDAIRDLGDARAVLMKGEGRAFCSGADLASNADSSITGGDRAFSSLSRHYNPMIQALANAPVPVVAMVQGPAAGVGCSIALTADFVIAGKSGYFLQAFVNIGLVPDGGASWMLPRLVGTAQATRMMMLGEKIFAEEAERIGLIYKCVEDDALESEAQALAERLARGPTLSLGLMKKTMRDGLQADLGSTLAAEAVAQRKAGGTQDAMEGAMAFLQKRKADFKGA; translated from the coding sequence ATGAGCCAATTCGAAACCATCCGTGCGACCCGCGAAGGCGATGTCCTCACGATCACGCTTGCACGGCCCGAGCGGCTCAACGCCTGCCCGCCGCAGATGGCAGACGAGATTTTCGACGCCATTCGCGATCTGGGCGATGCCCGCGCTGTGCTAATGAAAGGCGAAGGCCGGGCCTTCTGTTCGGGCGCCGACCTCGCTTCAAACGCCGATTCCTCGATCACCGGGGGCGACCGCGCATTTTCGTCGCTGAGCCGCCACTACAACCCGATGATCCAGGCGCTGGCGAACGCGCCGGTGCCGGTCGTCGCCATGGTGCAGGGCCCGGCTGCAGGGGTCGGCTGCTCCATTGCGCTGACCGCCGATTTTGTGATCGCGGGCAAGAGCGGCTATTTCCTCCAGGCCTTCGTCAACATCGGCCTCGTGCCCGATGGCGGCGCAAGCTGGATGCTTCCGCGCCTCGTCGGCACCGCACAGGCCACGCGAATGATGATGCTGGGGGAGAAAATCTTTGCCGAGGAAGCCGAGCGCATCGGTCTCATCTACAAATGTGTCGAGGATGACGCGCTGGAGAGCGAGGCGCAGGCGCTGGCCGAACGGCTGGCGCGCGGTCCGACCCTCTCGCTCGGCCTGATGAAGAAGACGATGCGCGATGGGCTGCAGGCGGATCTGGGATCGACGCTGGCCGCTGAAGCGGTCGCCCAGCGCAAGGCAGGCGGCACGCAGGATGCCATGGAAGGCGCAATGGCCTTCCTCCAGAAACGGAAGGCGGACTTCAAGGGCGCCTGA
- a CDS encoding ParA family protein, whose protein sequence is MRVLALASQKGGSGKTTLSGHLAVQAQRAGAGPVVLIDIDPQGSLADWWNEREAELPAFAQTTVARLAADLAILRQQGFKLAVIDTPPAITMAIQSVISVAELIVVPTRPSPHDLRAVGATVDLCERAGKPLIFVVNAATPKAKITSEAAVALSQHGTVAPITLHHRTDFAASMIDGRTVMEVDPESRSSAEITALWKYISDRLEKQFRRTVFAAPGQQAAAAQQPGLHRPAGGFGRRVAQ, encoded by the coding sequence TTGCGTGTACTGGCTTTGGCATCACAAAAGGGCGGATCGGGTAAAACCACGCTCTCCGGACATCTGGCCGTTCAGGCCCAGCGAGCGGGCGCAGGCCCGGTCGTCCTGATCGACATCGACCCGCAGGGGTCGCTCGCCGACTGGTGGAACGAGCGCGAGGCAGAACTGCCCGCATTCGCACAGACCACCGTTGCGCGACTCGCAGCCGACCTTGCGATCCTGCGCCAGCAGGGCTTTAAGCTTGCGGTCATCGATACGCCGCCCGCGATCACCATGGCGATCCAGTCGGTGATTTCGGTGGCCGAGCTCATCGTCGTCCCGACTCGCCCCAGCCCGCACGATCTTCGTGCCGTGGGCGCCACGGTCGACCTGTGCGAACGCGCCGGCAAGCCGCTGATCTTCGTGGTCAACGCGGCAACGCCCAAGGCCAAGATCACCTCGGAAGCCGCCGTCGCGCTGTCGCAGCACGGCACGGTTGCCCCGATCACCCTTCACCACCGCACCGACTTTGCCGCCTCGATGATCGACGGCCGCACGGTGATGGAAGTGGACCCGGAAAGCCGTTCCTCGGCCGAAATCACCGCGCTGTGGAAGTATATTTCCGACCGGCTGGAAAAGCAGTTCCGTCGGACCGTGTTCGCCGCGCCCGGCCAGCAGGCCGCAGCCGCGCAGCAGCCCGGTCTTCATCGTCCCGCCGGTGGCTTCGGCCGTCGGGTCGCCCAGTAA
- a CDS encoding dihydroorotase, with amino-acid sequence MKQTAPVTIRNATLVTPDGLREGALRMEHGRIAALGDIDADGGENVDARGKLVAPGLVDLGVFAIDKPAFHFGGITRAALMPDQSPPLDLPSRVSYISKSGKPDFWVHPLAAATRGLEGREIAEIALMREAGARGVATGRQWIADSGVMLRLLQYAAMLDMPVIAHAEDAALVGEAVATAGEYATRRGLPSAPAEAEAIAIARDLALAEMAGARLHFRQVTTRAGLDLVRRAKASSQRVTAGVTPAHFMLSDLATAEFRTFARLSPPLRSEADRHAVREAIADGTIDIVSSGHDPRGPEDKRLPFSDAEPGMAGAETLLAMVLSLVRDEVIDMPRAFELVSTNPARLLGVEAGSLIEGHEADVVLVDPDKPWVIQSSKMAATAGNTPFDGQPTQGRVAALWKGGVAVEL; translated from the coding sequence ATGAAGCAGACCGCACCCGTCACGATCCGCAACGCGACGCTGGTCACGCCCGACGGCTTGCGCGAAGGCGCTCTGCGCATGGAGCATGGCCGGATTGCCGCGCTGGGCGATATCGATGCGGATGGAGGCGAAAATGTCGATGCCCGCGGAAAGCTGGTCGCACCGGGCCTTGTCGATCTCGGCGTCTTTGCAATCGACAAGCCGGCGTTCCATTTCGGCGGCATAACGCGCGCCGCGCTCATGCCCGACCAGTCGCCGCCGCTCGACCTGCCGAGCCGGGTTTCGTATATTTCCAAGAGCGGCAAGCCCGACTTCTGGGTGCACCCGCTCGCAGCTGCGACGCGCGGCCTCGAAGGGCGCGAGATCGCGGAAATCGCGCTAATGCGTGAAGCCGGAGCGCGCGGTGTGGCGACGGGCCGTCAGTGGATCGCCGACAGCGGCGTGATGCTGCGCCTGCTGCAATACGCCGCCATGCTCGACATGCCCGTAATCGCCCATGCCGAGGATGCGGCGCTAGTGGGCGAGGCCGTGGCCACGGCAGGCGAATACGCCACGCGACGGGGTCTGCCGAGCGCGCCTGCCGAGGCGGAAGCGATTGCCATCGCCCGCGACCTCGCGCTGGCCGAGATGGCTGGCGCGCGGCTGCACTTCCGCCAAGTGACGACGCGCGCAGGGCTGGACCTGGTGCGCCGCGCCAAGGCCTCGAGCCAGCGGGTGACCGCCGGTGTGACGCCCGCGCATTTCATGCTTTCCGACCTCGCCACGGCCGAATTCCGCACCTTTGCCCGCCTCTCGCCGCCGCTGCGCAGCGAGGCCGACCGCCACGCCGTCCGCGAGGCCATCGCCGATGGCACGATCGACATCGTCTCCAGCGGGCACGATCCGCGCGGGCCAGAGGACAAGCGGCTGCCGTTTAGCGATGCCGAGCCGGGCATGGCCGGAGCCGAAACGCTGCTTGCCATGGTGCTCTCGCTGGTGCGCGACGAGGTGATCGACATGCCCCGCGCTTTCGAACTGGTGTCGACCAACCCGGCCCGCCTGCTGGGCGTCGAGGCGGGTAGCCTCATCGAGGGTCACGAGGCCGATGTCGTACTAGTCGATCCGGACAAGCCCTGGGTAATCCAGAGCAGCAAGATGGCCGCGACTGCCGGCAACACGCCTTTCGACGGGCAGCCCACGCAAGGCCGCGTTGCCGCCCTGTGGAAGGGCGGGGTCGCGGTCGAACTTTAA
- a CDS encoding aspartate carbamoyltransferase catalytic subunit, producing MTPSDTSPHAARYPAGGLAFPHRDLLGIGQLERHEILFLLDEAEQWVTLNRQSAKHVDALAGLTIINAFFENSTRTLLSFEIAGKRLGADVVNMHAAQSSVKKGETLIDTAITLNAMRADAIVIRHGSSGATGLIADKVDCPVLNAGDGQHEHPTQGLLDALALRHALRERGESAEDFTGLNVVICGDILHSRVARSNLLCLQALGASVRLCAPPALMPVGIEAMGAEVFHDFDAALDGADVVMMLRLQTERMSGQFIPSEREYHHLYGLTKTRLEKAKKDTLVMHPGPMNRGVEIDSDVADMIDRSIITRQVEMGVAIRMACLDVLTRRVRGVEGWGEAA from the coding sequence ATGACACCTTCGGACACCTCGCCCCATGCGGCCCGCTATCCTGCGGGTGGCCTCGCATTCCCGCATCGCGACCTCCTCGGCATCGGCCAGCTGGAGCGCCACGAGATCCTCTTCCTCCTGGATGAGGCGGAACAGTGGGTGACCCTCAACCGGCAGAGCGCCAAGCATGTCGACGCGTTGGCCGGGCTCACCATCATCAACGCCTTCTTCGAGAATTCCACGCGCACGCTGCTGAGCTTCGAGATCGCGGGCAAGCGGCTCGGCGCGGACGTGGTGAACATGCACGCCGCGCAGTCGAGCGTGAAGAAGGGCGAGACGCTGATCGACACCGCGATCACTCTGAACGCCATGCGCGCCGACGCCATCGTCATCCGCCACGGATCGAGCGGGGCGACCGGGTTGATCGCCGACAAGGTCGACTGCCCCGTGCTCAACGCGGGCGACGGGCAGCATGAGCACCCGACACAAGGCCTACTCGATGCATTGGCGCTGCGCCATGCCCTGCGCGAGCGCGGCGAAAGCGCGGAGGACTTCACCGGCCTTAACGTCGTGATCTGCGGTGATATCCTGCACAGCCGCGTCGCTCGCTCCAACCTGCTCTGCCTGCAGGCGCTGGGCGCGAGCGTGCGCCTCTGCGCGCCGCCCGCGCTGATGCCGGTGGGGATCGAGGCGATGGGCGCCGAAGTGTTCCACGATTTCGACGCAGCGCTCGACGGGGCCGATGTCGTCATGATGCTGCGCCTCCAGACCGAGCGGATGAGCGGCCAGTTCATCCCCTCGGAGCGCGAATACCACCACCTTTACGGCCTCACGAAGACGCGGCTGGAAAAGGCCAAGAAGGATACGCTGGTGATGCACCCGGGGCCGATGAACCGCGGGGTGGAGATCGACAGCGATGTGGCCGACATGATCGATCGCTCGATCATCACGCGGCAGGTGGAAATGGGTGTGGCCATCCGCATGGCCTGCCTCGATGTGCTGACCCGCCGCGTTCGCGGGGTCGAGGGATGGGGAGAGGCGGCATGA